Proteins encoded together in one Hymenobacter monticola window:
- a CDS encoding porin family protein, whose product MKPSLLVTALLAGSISAAAAQTTEATPAPPAPADSTSAKTWWAVGAKAGGVYSSFQGSDARAVSSKYKLGYQAGLTADFRLASTLSLHPEALYTRKGSDFAEAARNRTLTYLDVPVLLRYQPSGLFRARGVFFEGGPQASLLLSAENEAKDDVKPEFNKLTYSFAMGAGYQLANGLSVGLRFDIGISNVYKSVPAAASLGRGDYQRNAKNDAFLLSLGYSFARKH is encoded by the coding sequence ATGAAACCTTCGCTACTTGTAACGGCGCTGCTGGCTGGCAGCATCAGCGCGGCCGCGGCCCAAACCACGGAAGCGACGCCTGCCCCCCCGGCTCCGGCCGATTCCACCTCGGCTAAGACGTGGTGGGCCGTGGGCGCGAAGGCCGGCGGCGTCTACAGCAGCTTTCAGGGCAGCGACGCCCGGGCCGTTTCCAGCAAGTACAAGCTGGGCTACCAGGCCGGTCTGACGGCCGATTTCCGCCTTGCCAGCACCCTTTCGCTGCACCCCGAAGCGCTGTACACACGCAAAGGCTCCGACTTTGCCGAGGCGGCCCGCAACCGTACCCTTACCTACCTCGACGTGCCGGTGCTGCTGCGCTATCAGCCATCCGGGCTGTTTCGCGCCAGAGGCGTGTTTTTTGAAGGAGGCCCGCAGGCCAGCCTCCTGCTCAGTGCCGAAAACGAAGCCAAAGACGACGTCAAACCGGAGTTCAACAAGCTCACCTATAGCTTCGCCATGGGCGCCGGCTACCAGCTCGCCAATGGTCTTTCGGTAGGCCTGCGCTTCGACATCGGCATCAGCAACGTCTATAAGTCAGTGCCCGCCGCCGCATCCCTGGGCCGCGGCGATTACCAGAGGAATGCCAAAAACGACGCGTTTTTGCTTTCCCTTGGCTACTCGTTTGCCCGGAAACACTAG
- a CDS encoding tol-pal system protein YbgF, with protein MANFYRFRRALRLASAGIVGFFSLTSALAQVPAALPSAADTVRAMPEVALDDVVVAPAAVDTKEWLLLNADIQTELDGAVHNLYNFKFDQAERQFRSLRRRYPQHPMPYFLLGLSTWWKIMPSNTYNQQYDKTFFAYMDTATTKAQKLYDADNNNYEASFFLSAAYGFDARLHAERHDWRKATVSSKRALTYLQKSREANGLSPEFVFGEGLFNYYAVWIAEEYRWLRPVLWFFPKGNRTTGLAQLDDVAQHGFYTAAEARFFRMRILGSPRENNTAGALAVARDLTRDFPDNSCFQRARAQNAFAEGELTECERTSRDILAKVNKGLPGYEGFSGRAAAYYLGYVEQHRYHNFAAAQDFYQRCMVFSESVGQTKGGYYLFAAAGLGRLAAQASNRPLAQRYFQVVLQQAERKSDLYQEANRYLKKNAMARNPAATEAMASN; from the coding sequence ATGGCAAATTTCTACCGATTTCGTCGTGCCCTGCGTTTGGCGAGCGCAGGAATAGTTGGGTTTTTTTCATTAACCAGCGCGCTGGCCCAGGTACCAGCCGCCTTGCCCTCGGCGGCCGACACGGTGCGGGCCATGCCCGAGGTGGCGCTCGACGACGTGGTGGTGGCCCCGGCCGCCGTCGATACCAAAGAGTGGCTGCTGCTCAATGCCGACATTCAGACGGAACTGGACGGCGCGGTGCACAACCTCTACAACTTCAAGTTTGACCAGGCCGAGCGGCAGTTTCGGTCGTTGCGACGGCGCTACCCCCAGCACCCCATGCCCTATTTCCTGCTGGGCCTGAGCACGTGGTGGAAAATCATGCCCAGCAACACCTACAACCAGCAGTACGACAAGACCTTCTTCGCCTATATGGACACGGCCACTACGAAGGCCCAGAAGCTCTACGACGCCGACAACAACAACTACGAAGCCAGCTTCTTCCTCTCGGCTGCCTACGGCTTCGATGCCCGCCTGCACGCCGAGCGCCACGACTGGCGCAAGGCCACCGTGAGCAGCAAGCGCGCCCTCACCTACCTGCAGAAAAGCCGCGAGGCCAACGGCCTGAGCCCCGAGTTTGTGTTCGGCGAAGGCTTGTTCAACTACTACGCCGTCTGGATTGCCGAGGAATACCGTTGGCTGCGCCCAGTGCTCTGGTTCTTCCCCAAGGGCAACCGCACCACCGGCCTGGCCCAGCTCGACGACGTGGCCCAACACGGCTTCTATACCGCCGCCGAGGCCCGCTTTTTTCGGATGCGCATTCTGGGTAGCCCGCGCGAGAACAACACGGCGGGCGCCCTCGCCGTTGCCCGCGACCTCACCCGCGACTTTCCCGACAATAGCTGCTTTCAGCGTGCCCGTGCCCAAAACGCCTTTGCCGAAGGCGAACTGACCGAGTGCGAGCGCACCAGCCGCGACATCCTGGCCAAAGTGAATAAAGGCCTGCCCGGCTACGAAGGCTTCAGCGGCCGCGCCGCGGCTTACTACCTGGGCTACGTGGAGCAGCACCGCTACCACAATTTCGCGGCCGCGCAGGATTTCTACCAGCGCTGTATGGTGTTCTCCGAGTCGGTGGGGCAGACCAAGGGCGGCTACTACCTGTTTGCCGCAGCCGGGCTGGGCCGGCTGGCGGCCCAAGCCAGCAACCGGCCCCTCGCGCAACGCTACTTTCAGGTGGTGTTGCAACAGGCCGAGCGCAAATCGGACCTGTACCAGGAAGCCAACCGCTACCTGAAAAAGAATGCGATGGCCCGCAACCCGGCTGCCACCGAAGCAATGGCTTCCAACTAA
- a CDS encoding aldo/keto reductase — MEYLRLGNTGLQVSRICLGTMTYGTPTERWPWALNEDQSRPFIQKALELGINFFDTADVYSNGASEEVVGRALRDFAKRDEVVLATKVYNPMGPGPNDKGLSRKHIMSAIDASLKRLGTDYVDLYQIHRWDYNTPIEETLEALHDVVKAGKARYIGASSMYSWQFAQALYLADKHNWTRFVSMQPHYNLVYREEEREMLPLCEDQKIGVIPWSPLARGLLTGGRGKERNETERAKTDAFGKSLYGRDDDFAVADRVTEIAQQHGLPNAQIALAWMLSKSVITAPIVGASKPGHLEDAVAAVGVKLSAEEINRLEEPYQPHPVLGFS; from the coding sequence ATGGAATACTTACGTTTGGGCAATACCGGCCTACAGGTTTCGCGCATTTGCCTGGGCACAATGACCTACGGCACCCCCACCGAGCGCTGGCCCTGGGCCCTGAACGAAGACCAGAGCCGGCCCTTCATTCAGAAAGCGCTGGAACTCGGCATCAACTTCTTCGACACGGCCGACGTGTACAGCAACGGCGCCAGCGAGGAAGTGGTGGGCCGGGCCCTGCGCGACTTCGCCAAGCGCGACGAAGTGGTGCTGGCTACCAAGGTTTATAACCCCATGGGCCCAGGTCCCAACGATAAAGGCCTGTCGCGCAAGCACATCATGAGTGCCATCGACGCCAGCCTCAAACGCCTTGGCACCGACTACGTCGACCTCTACCAGATTCACCGCTGGGATTACAACACGCCCATCGAAGAAACCCTGGAGGCGCTGCACGACGTGGTGAAGGCCGGCAAGGCGCGCTACATTGGGGCGTCGTCGATGTACAGCTGGCAGTTTGCGCAGGCCCTGTACCTGGCCGACAAGCACAACTGGACGCGCTTCGTGAGCATGCAGCCGCACTACAACCTGGTGTACCGCGAGGAGGAGCGCGAGATGCTGCCGCTGTGCGAAGACCAGAAAATAGGCGTCATTCCATGGTCGCCGCTGGCGCGGGGGCTGCTCACGGGCGGCCGCGGCAAGGAGCGCAACGAAACCGAACGCGCCAAAACCGACGCCTTCGGCAAAAGCCTCTATGGCCGCGACGACGACTTTGCCGTGGCCGACCGCGTGACGGAAATTGCCCAGCAGCACGGCCTGCCCAACGCGCAAATTGCGCTGGCCTGGATGCTGAGCAAATCCGTCATTACGGCCCCCATCGTGGGCGCCAGCAAGCCCGGCCACCTCGAAGACGCTGTGGCGGCAGTAGGCGTAAAGCTCAGCGCCGAAGAGATAAACCGGCTGGAAGAGCCGTACCAGCCGCACCCTGTGCTGGGCTTCTCATAG
- a CDS encoding alpha-amylase family glycosyl hydrolase: MSIRQILRAKALVLAAVGLLAACNKDAAFPTIDTPNITSTPTPPQYGTPYNGVPNREDAVIYQVNMRAFSQSGNFAGVLARLDSIKAVGTNVLYLMPIYPVGTDSKSVNSPYAVKDYRAVNPEFGTLADLRTLVDAAHARGMAVMLDWVANHTSWDNAWITAHPDWYKASPAGGIAAVSNNGTTFPDVAQLDFSNAYMRAEMISAIKSWVYTANVDGFRFDYADFQPNDFWKQAIDTLRNVKTHKLLLLAEATRSANFASGFDYNFGFNFYGGIRSVYASNAPATTFDALNASEYTGATGTQQVVRFTTNHDVNSSDGTPVAQFGGKAGAMSAFVVAALYKGVPMIYNGQEAGMAAKIPFPFTSVKVQWGVNSDVKRAYQQLMAARAASPALRAGTPTAYSTTNVCAFTKTAGTEQAFVLVNVRNSVQTFTVPTALANTSWTNALQGGTYAVGSTISLPAYGYMVLKK; encoded by the coding sequence ATGTCGATTCGTCAAATTTTACGTGCCAAGGCGCTGGTGCTGGCCGCTGTGGGGCTGCTGGCCGCCTGCAACAAGGATGCTGCATTCCCCACCATTGACACGCCGAACATCACCTCTACGCCCACGCCGCCGCAGTACGGCACGCCCTACAATGGGGTGCCCAACCGCGAGGACGCGGTGATTTACCAGGTGAACATGCGCGCTTTCAGCCAGAGCGGCAACTTTGCCGGCGTGCTGGCCCGCCTCGATTCCATCAAGGCCGTGGGCACGAACGTGCTATACCTGATGCCCATTTACCCGGTGGGCACCGACAGCAAATCGGTAAATTCGCCCTACGCGGTGAAGGACTACCGCGCCGTGAACCCGGAATTTGGCACCCTTGCCGACCTGCGCACCCTGGTAGACGCGGCCCATGCCCGCGGCATGGCCGTGATGCTGGACTGGGTGGCCAACCACACCAGCTGGGACAACGCCTGGATTACCGCCCACCCCGATTGGTACAAAGCCAGCCCAGCCGGCGGCATCGCGGCCGTGTCGAACAACGGCACCACCTTCCCCGATGTGGCCCAGCTCGATTTCAGCAACGCTTACATGCGGGCCGAGATGATTTCGGCCATCAAGTCGTGGGTGTATACGGCCAATGTGGACGGCTTCCGCTTCGATTACGCCGACTTTCAGCCCAACGATTTCTGGAAGCAGGCCATCGACACGCTGCGCAACGTGAAAACCCATAAGCTGTTGCTGCTGGCCGAGGCCACCCGCAGCGCCAATTTCGCTTCGGGCTTCGACTACAATTTCGGCTTCAATTTCTACGGCGGCATCCGCAGCGTGTACGCCAGCAACGCCCCGGCCACCACGTTTGATGCCCTCAATGCCAGCGAATACACGGGCGCTACCGGCACGCAGCAGGTGGTGCGCTTCACCACCAACCACGACGTGAACAGCTCCGACGGCACACCCGTGGCGCAGTTTGGCGGCAAAGCGGGCGCCATGTCGGCCTTTGTGGTGGCGGCCCTCTACAAGGGCGTGCCCATGATTTACAATGGCCAGGAAGCTGGCATGGCCGCAAAAATCCCCTTTCCTTTCACCTCCGTGAAGGTGCAGTGGGGCGTGAACTCCGATGTGAAGCGCGCCTACCAGCAGCTGATGGCGGCCCGCGCCGCCAGCCCGGCCCTGCGCGCCGGCACGCCCACCGCCTACAGCACCACCAACGTGTGCGCCTTCACCAAAACCGCCGGCACCGAGCAGGCCTTCGTGCTCGTCAACGTGCGCAATTCGGTGCAAACCTTCACCGTACCCACCGCCTTGGCCAACACAAGCTGGACCAATGCCCTGCAGGGCGGGACCTACGCCGTGGGCAGCACCATTTCACTGCCAGCCTACGGATACATGGTGCTGAAGAAGTAG
- a CDS encoding glycoside hydrolase family 97 protein has protein sequence MRKFLLAICLLPAAYRAQAQPATPLKARLDNVSLTVALGADGRPTYAVAYGAKTVVKPSRLGLSFADGKGFDGPLVLAGSETKDVDETWTPVWGEVKTIRNHYQQLTVHLRQPAADGRKLDVVFRVFADGVGFRYEFPKQPRLQYFKVQDEHTEFNLPANHKAFWIPGDYDSNEYAYTTSRLSEVNTTPIEAIQQKADPKRVQTPLMLKSDDGLYVNIHEAALVNYPALFLNVNTQTFSLSSQLVPDATGTGAKAYLQAPEHTPWRTIVVADNAPAVLASKLILNLNEPSKLPETSWIQPQKFVGVWWEMHVNRASWNYADTSNIKLAGTNWSALKNNGHHGANTANVKRYIDFAAAHHIPGVLVEGWNVGWEDWANNWKEEVFDFVTPYPDFDVDELQRYAAGKGVKLIMHHETSSSVTNYERRQDAAYRFMQQHGYDAVKTGYVGRIIPRGEHHDGQWMVNHYVHTAQRTADSRIMVDMHESVHPTGLHRTYPNWLANEAARGNEFNAWSSGNPPEHETILPFTRLMGGPMDYTPGIFQIKLDDWNPARNQGKQVHTTLAKQLALYVTMYSPLQMAADLPEAYNKHLDAFQFIEDVPVDWDDTRILAAEPGDYLTTVRRAKGKDEWYLGSITDENARQQPVKLDFLTPGQRYEAIIYADGKGADWQKNPMAYRITKQTVTSKSSLKLQLAPGGGAAVSFKPLK, from the coding sequence ATGAGAAAATTTCTGCTGGCAATTTGCCTGCTCCCGGCCGCTTACCGAGCCCAGGCCCAGCCTGCCACGCCCCTGAAAGCCCGCCTCGATAACGTGAGCCTGACCGTGGCGCTGGGGGCCGACGGCCGCCCCACCTATGCCGTGGCTTATGGGGCCAAAACCGTGGTCAAGCCCTCCCGGCTGGGGTTGAGCTTTGCCGACGGCAAGGGCTTTGACGGCCCGCTGGTGCTGGCGGGTAGCGAAACCAAGGACGTGGACGAAACCTGGACGCCGGTGTGGGGCGAGGTAAAAACCATTCGCAACCACTACCAGCAGCTCACGGTGCACCTGCGCCAGCCAGCGGCCGACGGGCGCAAGCTGGACGTGGTATTCCGCGTTTTTGCCGATGGCGTGGGCTTTCGCTACGAATTTCCTAAGCAGCCCAGGCTGCAGTACTTCAAGGTGCAGGACGAGCACACCGAGTTCAACCTGCCGGCCAACCACAAGGCGTTCTGGATTCCGGGCGACTACGATTCGAACGAGTATGCCTACACCACCAGCCGCCTGAGCGAGGTGAACACCACGCCCATCGAGGCCATTCAGCAGAAGGCCGACCCCAAGCGGGTGCAAACGCCGCTGATGCTGAAATCGGACGACGGGCTGTACGTGAACATCCACGAGGCGGCGCTGGTGAACTACCCGGCCCTGTTCCTGAATGTGAACACGCAGACCTTCAGCCTGAGCAGCCAACTGGTGCCCGACGCCACCGGCACCGGCGCCAAAGCCTACCTGCAGGCGCCGGAGCACACGCCCTGGCGCACTATTGTGGTGGCCGATAATGCCCCGGCTGTGCTGGCCAGCAAGCTCATCCTGAACCTGAACGAGCCCAGCAAGCTGCCCGAAACGAGCTGGATTCAACCCCAGAAGTTTGTGGGCGTGTGGTGGGAGATGCACGTGAACCGCGCCAGCTGGAACTACGCCGATACCAGCAACATCAAGCTTGCCGGCACTAACTGGAGCGCTTTGAAAAACAACGGCCACCACGGCGCCAACACCGCTAACGTGAAGCGATACATCGACTTTGCCGCTGCGCACCACATCCCCGGCGTGCTGGTGGAGGGCTGGAACGTGGGCTGGGAAGACTGGGCAAATAACTGGAAGGAGGAGGTGTTCGACTTCGTGACGCCCTACCCCGATTTCGACGTGGACGAGCTGCAGCGCTACGCCGCCGGCAAGGGCGTGAAGCTCATCATGCACCACGAAACCAGCAGCTCCGTCACCAACTACGAGCGCCGGCAGGATGCCGCCTACCGCTTCATGCAGCAGCACGGCTACGACGCCGTGAAAACCGGCTACGTGGGCCGCATCATCCCGCGCGGCGAGCACCACGACGGGCAGTGGATGGTGAACCACTACGTGCACACGGCCCAGCGCACGGCCGATAGCCGCATTATGGTGGATATGCACGAGAGCGTGCACCCCACCGGCCTGCACCGCACCTACCCCAACTGGCTGGCCAATGAGGCCGCCCGCGGCAACGAGTTCAACGCCTGGAGCAGCGGCAACCCGCCCGAGCACGAAACCATTCTGCCCTTCACCCGCCTTATGGGCGGACCGATGGACTACACGCCCGGCATCTTCCAAATCAAGCTCGACGACTGGAACCCTGCCCGCAACCAGGGCAAGCAGGTGCACACCACCCTGGCCAAGCAGCTGGCCCTGTACGTGACCATGTACTCGCCCCTGCAAATGGCCGCCGACCTGCCCGAGGCTTACAATAAGCATCTCGATGCCTTTCAGTTCATTGAAGACGTGCCGGTGGACTGGGACGATACCCGCATCCTAGCCGCCGAGCCCGGCGACTACCTCACCACCGTGCGCCGGGCCAAAGGCAAAGACGAATGGTACCTGGGCAGCATCACCGACGAAAACGCCCGCCAGCAGCCCGTGAAGCTGGATTTCCTGACGCCCGGCCAGCGCTACGAGGCCATTATTTATGCCGATGGCAAGGGGGCCGACTGGCAGAAAAACCCCATGGCCTACCGCATCACCAAGCAAACAGTAACCAGCAAGTCGTCGCTGAAGCTGCAGCTGGCGCCGGGCGGCGGCGCGGCCGTCAGCTTCAAGCCGCTGAAATAG
- a CDS encoding T9SS type A sorting domain-containing protein codes for MLTSFTPRGARRLLGLAVAALGLSTAAQAQTRVLFVGNSFTHGQYTPVLYYNSAAVTDLNFGLPAGNPRAHDAGMPNAFGGVPGIFKKFTVQAGLNYNVQIEAVSGTSLQFHNTNALSVIAQPNWDKVVLQEQSVRPVPTARGGNRAAFYTAATQLEQAIHAANPAAQVYLYQTWGRPDFTYPAGQAYTGFPIDTMTADLHNGYYRQFAANGRYAAVASVGDAWLRAITNGVATRNPYTPDPTKVNLWNVDYVHPSSTGSYLSALVLFYQLTNVDPRTLGATEQAAADLGITPTQAVALQQVAYQQVASPANATAFTPGNIATVRVGDGSATLTTAATPEFVDEYTLSGTLVRSIALPTADNGTVRAFTNSGTATSDNITRTVDGRYLLLTGYNAVPGTAGIVTSTNSGTTNNRLVARIGADGSVDTNTRINDAFSGSNIRTAVSTDGSAFYVSGGNSGIRYVPFGNTGATTALNTGSVVNFRILGIAGGHLYATSAANSNYGLNQIGTGLPTAAGAAVTLLPGFPTATGPSPYGFYFADLSSTVPGLDVVYVTDDAATGGIQKWSLVGSTWTLNGTIGGSTTALLRGLTGQRVGAAVQLIASGGGGLYTVTDQAGYNAAPSTTALPAPFVPLAANTSFRGVAFAPVATALATSKSVAAPDVAVYPNPATDQLTVQLGGLAGPVGAVRATLLNPLGQVVAEQKGTGSAFTFGLAGVADGVYVLRLQTAAGVSSRWVEVRR; via the coding sequence ATGCTGACATCGTTTACCCCTCGGGGCGCCCGGCGCCTGCTTGGGCTGGCCGTTGCGGCGCTTGGCTTGAGCACTGCGGCCCAGGCCCAGACCCGCGTACTGTTCGTGGGCAACAGCTTCACGCACGGCCAATACACGCCGGTGCTGTATTACAACTCCGCCGCCGTCACGGACCTGAACTTCGGCCTGCCCGCCGGCAACCCGCGCGCCCACGACGCGGGCATGCCCAACGCGTTTGGCGGCGTGCCCGGCATTTTCAAGAAGTTCACGGTGCAGGCTGGCCTGAACTACAACGTGCAGATTGAAGCCGTCAGTGGCACGTCGCTGCAATTTCATAACACCAATGCGCTGTCGGTCATCGCGCAGCCAAACTGGGACAAGGTGGTGTTGCAGGAGCAGAGCGTGAGGCCGGTGCCCACGGCCCGCGGGGGCAACCGCGCCGCCTTTTACACCGCCGCGACGCAACTGGAGCAGGCCATTCACGCCGCCAACCCGGCCGCGCAGGTCTACCTCTACCAAACCTGGGGCCGCCCCGATTTCACCTACCCCGCCGGCCAGGCCTACACGGGCTTTCCCATCGACACGATGACGGCCGACCTGCACAACGGCTACTACCGGCAGTTTGCGGCCAATGGCCGCTACGCCGCCGTGGCCTCGGTGGGCGATGCCTGGCTGCGCGCCATCACAAACGGCGTGGCCACCCGCAACCCCTACACGCCCGACCCCACTAAGGTCAACCTCTGGAACGTGGACTACGTGCACCCCAGCAGCACGGGCAGCTATTTGAGCGCGCTGGTGCTGTTTTACCAGCTCACGAATGTGGACCCGCGCACCCTGGGCGCCACCGAGCAGGCCGCGGCCGACCTAGGCATTACGCCCACCCAAGCCGTCGCTTTGCAGCAAGTTGCCTACCAACAGGTTGCGTCGCCAGCCAACGCCACGGCCTTCACGCCCGGCAACATCGCCACGGTGCGCGTGGGCGACGGCTCGGCCACGCTGACCACGGCCGCCACACCCGAATTTGTGGACGAATACACGCTGAGCGGCACGCTGGTGCGCAGCATTGCCCTGCCCACGGCCGACAACGGCACCGTGCGGGCCTTTACCAACAGCGGCACCGCTACTTCCGATAACATCACCCGCACCGTGGACGGCCGCTACCTGCTGCTCACCGGCTACAACGCCGTGCCCGGCACGGCCGGCATCGTGACGAGCACCAACAGCGGCACCACCAACAACCGCCTCGTGGCCCGCATCGGCGCCGACGGCAGCGTGGACACCAACACCCGCATCAACGACGCTTTTTCGGGCTCCAACATCCGCACGGCGGTGAGCACCGATGGCAGTGCGTTTTACGTGTCGGGCGGCAACAGCGGCATCCGCTACGTGCCTTTCGGCAACACGGGGGCGACTACGGCGCTGAACACCGGCTCGGTGGTGAATTTTCGCATTCTGGGTATTGCCGGCGGCCACCTGTATGCCACCTCGGCCGCCAATTCCAACTACGGCCTGAACCAGATTGGTACCGGCCTGCCCACGGCCGCCGGCGCCGCCGTGACGCTGCTGCCGGGCTTCCCCACGGCCACGGGCCCCAGCCCCTACGGCTTTTACTTTGCTGATTTGAGCAGCACCGTGCCGGGCCTCGACGTGGTGTACGTGACCGACGACGCTGCCACCGGCGGCATCCAGAAATGGAGCCTGGTGGGCAGCACCTGGACGCTGAACGGCACCATCGGCGGCTCGACGACGGCGCTGCTGCGCGGCCTCACGGGCCAGCGTGTGGGCGCGGCCGTGCAGCTGATTGCCAGCGGTGGGGGAGGGCTCTACACCGTGACCGACCAGGCGGGCTACAATGCCGCGCCCAGCACCACCGCCCTACCCGCGCCCTTTGTGCCGCTGGCGGCCAATACCTCGTTCCGGGGCGTGGCGTTCGCGCCGGTAGCTACCGCGCTGGCCACGAGCAAGTCGGTCGCTGCACCTGACGTAGCCGTGTATCCTAACCCCGCCACTGACCAGCTGACGGTGCAGCTGGGTGGGCTGGCCGGCCCGGTTGGGGCTGTGCGCGCCACGCTGCTGAATCCGCTGGGGCAGGTAGTGGCTGAGCAAAAAGGCACGGGCAGCGCCTTCACGTTTGGGCTGGCCGGCGTGGCCGATGGCGTGTATGTGCTGCGCCTGCAAACGGCGGCCGGCGTGAGCAGCCGCTGGGTAGAGGTGCGGCGGTAG
- a CDS encoding DUF6377 domain-containing protein: MKRFLLFCGLLLNGLLAGANDRAGTTDSLLTELNQVLAHKKEYDGQRLNRIAALTADFASSEASDNARFDLGVRIYEEYKAFKYDSAFAYCQRITQLAAQLRNPEKIELAKLKLAFVLLSSGLFKETFDTLDRINPTLLSGSDKQSFYFLKARAYSDLGNFNQDQVYRPGYYARALAYADTALQFSRPGSYDYLSVQEFRAQKMNNLRAGEMIYAQILRLPHLTLHQLAVSASTTAYLYELAGQPGKAFELLLRAAIADVKTATKETTAIFKLSDYCYRQGDLQNAYTFIREARENAAFYKARQRQIEISHVSSIIEGQKINIIESQRKSLKTYAIIMTALAGVVIAFAVVSGLALRKLRRADQLLSAANGALQARNDELHQLNHGLNEANKIKEEYIGYYFHNNSQYIDKLENLKKRVEALLSSKQYVGLQKLVDGVNIKTERNELLRGFDTVFLRLFPNFIAQFNALFREEDRVVLADDQLLTAELRIFALIRLGIADSEQISRMLGYSINTIYTYKTRVKNRSVVPNEEFEARIQAIEAV, from the coding sequence GTGAAGCGCTTCCTTCTTTTTTGTGGCTTGCTGCTCAACGGTTTGCTGGCTGGTGCAAACGACCGAGCGGGCACCACCGACAGCCTGCTCACGGAGCTGAACCAAGTGCTGGCTCACAAGAAGGAATACGATGGGCAGCGCCTGAACCGCATTGCGGCCCTGACGGCCGACTTCGCCTCCAGCGAAGCCAGCGACAATGCCAGATTCGACCTGGGAGTGCGCATTTACGAGGAGTACAAGGCGTTTAAGTACGACTCGGCGTTTGCTTACTGCCAGCGGATTACACAGCTGGCGGCCCAACTGCGCAACCCGGAGAAAATAGAACTGGCCAAGCTAAAGCTGGCGTTTGTGCTGCTGTCGTCGGGCTTATTCAAGGAAACCTTCGACACCCTGGACCGCATCAATCCGACGCTGCTGAGTGGGTCCGACAAACAAAGCTTCTACTTCCTGAAAGCCAGAGCCTACAGCGACCTGGGCAATTTCAACCAGGACCAGGTGTACCGCCCGGGCTACTATGCCAGGGCCCTAGCGTATGCCGACACGGCCCTGCAGTTCAGCCGGCCCGGCTCCTACGATTACCTGTCGGTACAGGAGTTCCGGGCCCAGAAAATGAACAATTTGCGGGCCGGAGAAATGATTTATGCGCAAATTCTGCGGCTGCCGCACCTCACGCTGCACCAGTTAGCTGTGAGCGCCAGCACCACCGCTTACCTCTACGAACTGGCTGGCCAGCCCGGCAAGGCGTTTGAGCTGCTGCTACGGGCGGCCATTGCCGACGTGAAAACGGCCACCAAGGAAACCACGGCCATTTTCAAGCTCTCCGACTATTGCTACCGGCAGGGCGACCTCCAAAACGCCTACACGTTCATCCGCGAAGCGCGCGAAAATGCCGCTTTCTACAAAGCACGGCAGCGGCAAATTGAAATCAGCCACGTATCGTCCATCATTGAGGGGCAGAAAATTAACATCATCGAAAGCCAGCGCAAGTCGCTGAAAACCTACGCCATCATCATGACGGCGCTGGCCGGGGTGGTCATTGCCTTTGCGGTGGTGAGTGGACTAGCCTTGCGCAAGCTGCGCCGGGCCGACCAGCTTCTTTCCGCCGCCAACGGCGCGCTGCAGGCGCGCAACGACGAGCTGCACCAGCTCAACCACGGCCTCAACGAAGCCAATAAGATTAAGGAAGAGTACATCGGCTACTACTTCCACAACAACTCGCAGTACATCGACAAGCTCGAAAACCTGAAGAAACGGGTGGAAGCTTTGCTCAGTAGCAAGCAGTACGTTGGCCTGCAAAAGCTGGTCGATGGCGTCAACATCAAGACTGAGCGCAATGAACTGTTGCGCGGCTTCGATACAGTTTTCCTGCGACTTTTCCCCAACTTCATTGCGCAGTTCAACGCCTTGTTTCGGGAGGAAGACCGGGTGGTGCTGGCCGACGACCAGCTGCTCACGGCTGAGCTACGCATCTTTGCCCTCATCCGGCTGGGCATCGCCGACAGCGAGCAAATCAGCCGCATGCTGGGTTATTCCATCAACACGATTTACACTTACAAAACGCGGGTGAAAAACCGGTCGGTGGTGCCGAACGAGGAGTTCGAGGCGCGCATTCAGGCCATCGAGGCGGTGTAG